Genomic DNA from Triticum aestivum cultivar Chinese Spring unplaced genomic scaffold, IWGSC CS RefSeq v2.1 scaffold128337, whole genome shotgun sequence:
taacacatactatatgcttattaacacaatctatatgtatgcttattaacacaatctatatgtatgcttattaacacatactgtatgtttaataataataataataatattacatggaaaaaaagaaaaaaaagaaaaaaaagccgtcggcataggtgcggcCAGGGTAGATGGACAGCGACGCGGATCGATGATGTGttagctatgccgacggctgccgtcggcatagctcctggtcggtgcgctctggatcggtgacgtgtcacccgtatctatgccgtcggccacccgtcacggccgtcggcatagatttgacgtCGTTAGCCGGCCGTGATGGCAGTTGTCAGCGGGcccgcatctatgccgacggcctatatATGCCGACGACAGCTGTAGGCGTAGCCTGGGATAAGCCGACGGCTCTGATTtgccgacggctgctgtcggcATGGACGCTGGTAGCCCGACGGCCTTTGTACGCCGACGGCCAGGAGCTAGCTGTCGGCATAGCTCGGTCTAGGCCGACGGTAGCCGTCGGCATATATTTGGCTGTCGGCTtagagccctgttccggtagtgatTCACATAGAGCTAATCGAACAATCAGGCAACCGGAACCCGTAGTTCCAGGATTAAGGCCGTGTTCGGCAGCCCTCCGCTCCGCGGCTCTGCTCCTGGAGCGGCCGGAGCGGAGCGGCCCGCAGTGCATTTTCCTGGAGTTGGAAAACTGGCGCTCCGTCCGCTCCCCGTATTATACGGAGCTGGAGAGCTGCCGAACAGGGCCTAAGTTTCCTCTCCGGGAACTCCACATCCCGTCACGCAATAAGACCATGCAACACTACAGCCATTACAGGCATTTACGTAGCATGCATGCAGCCGCACCCATGGACTCTTGTGAACAAATAATTTGCTTTATATACCACTGAAAATAATACATCACACTGCAGTCGATAATATCAGATGATGCATGCACCATCTCGTGCATTTACTTACAGCAACTAAGAATTAACGGACGCTAGTTGGGGGCGTAGCACTTCTTCCTGATCTCTCCCTCGGCCCTGGTGAGCACGCCCACGTCCCCCATCTTGATCATGGACGCGCTGAAGTCCTTAAAGAACTCGCCGTCGAACTTGCCGGTGGCGATGCGCTGGACGTAGTCCCTGGTGGTGTCGTCGAAGAGGAGAGCCGCATCGGAGCGGAAGAGGCCCCTCCGCTTGGCGACGTGGCGATAGTAGCTGGTGTCGAAGGTCTTGTAGCTCCCGGGGTCCATCTCAGACAGCATAGCGCGGTCATCAACGCTCTTGCACTTCAGCCTCAGCTTGTCGGCGTACTCGCTGTCCAGAGACGGGTCGACGAGGCCATACGCACCGTTCTCGCCGGTGCTGTTGTAGAGCCGGTCGGCGAAGGACGGGCAGTGCGCCGTGCCGAGCGTGTGGGCGCCGGAGAGCACGACGAGGTCCTTGAGGTCGAGGCCCTTGGAGGCGAAGATCTTGGCGAGCAGAGGGACGTCGCCGGAGGCCGGGGGCAGCTCGTCGCTGGCCTCCGTGTCACTGGACACCCTTCCGTCTCTCCTTCCCAAAGCCACCGGCCAGAAGGGGCCCTTGGCCAGAACGACGGCGTCGCGGGACATGAGGGTGAGcacgtcggcgcaggagacgatgCCCGGGCACGCGGCCTCGAGTTTGGCCTTCACCCGCTCCACGGAGCCGAACCCTCGCAGGCTCTTGTTCGGCTTGGCGTCCTTCTCCGCCACGTTACATTCGGTGGATTCGAGTAGGACAGAGGCGTCACAACCCTGCAATTTAATTTGCGTTGCATCCACGAACATGTAAGCATACATTTCAGGATCAATGGCAGCAGAAATACGAGAACAGGCTGGGCAAGTTACGTACCCTGACAAAGCAGTCGTGGAAATGAAGCCGGAGGAGTGGGCCGGCCAGGCTGGGCGCGGCGGCTATGATCTTGGCCATCTCCTCGCGGACGATCTTCTCGGCGTCTGGGCATGTCTTGCTGTAGAAGCCGATCTCCAGCTGAGCCACCGCAGCGGAGGTAGCTGCGAGAGCCAGCAGGGCCAGAGGGAGCAGCAAATACCTGACCGCCATGGACCTTAACCAGTTGCACGATCGAACTAAGCTCCAATTAAGTGGCTACGGACAAGAATGTATCAGTACTAGGGAATGAACGGATGACGTGTATTTGTCCTCGCAATCCCTGTATTTATACATATGCCGGCCGGCCGGTTACGTAGTCTTGGGTGCATGTCGACGTGTGACAACCTGTTATCTATGTGCAGAGGCATGTGCTAACTACCATCTCAATACAACCGCCTCAGTTATCATCTGATTCAAACGCGGCTAAACGAACAAGTCAATGCAGAAAAAAGGGGGAAGGAAATAGATGTCGTCGAGGCCGTTCAATCGTCCATGATTGGCGTCCAGCGTAACATGCCATGAATCTACCATCTGTGTCTGAACAAGTTTCAGCGGATGCATGGAAGGCAATTATCCGATAAACTGCCAGAGGATATAATATGC
This window encodes:
- the LOC123175516 gene encoding peroxidase 1 — encoded protein: MAVRYLLLPLALLALAATSAAVAQLEIGFYSKTCPDAEKIVREEMAKIIAAAPSLAGPLLRLHFHDCFVRGCDASVLLESTECNVAEKDAKPNKSLRGFGSVERVKAKLEAACPGIVSCADVLTLMSRDAVVLAKGPFWPVALGRRDGRVSSDTEASDELPPASGDVPLLAKIFASKGLDLKDLVVLSGAHTLGTAHCPSFADRLYNSTGENGAYGLVDPSLDSEYADKLRLKCKSVDDRAMLSEMDPGSYKTFDTSYYRHVAKRRGLFRSDAALLFDDTTRDYVQRIATGKFDGEFFKDFSASMIKMGDVGVLTRAEGEIRKKCYAPN